One region of Armigeres subalbatus isolate Guangzhou_Male chromosome 3, GZ_Asu_2, whole genome shotgun sequence genomic DNA includes:
- the LOC134222540 gene encoding uncharacterized protein LOC134222540 translates to MGDECSEAESNGGVPHYSGDGCSKADSNGGVPHCGGDGRSEADCNGGVPHCGGDGRRKADSNGGVPHCGGDERRKADSNAGMPHCGGDGRRKADSNGGVLHCGGDGRRKADSNGGVP, encoded by the coding sequence ATGGGCGATGAATGTAGTGAGGCCGAATCGAACGGCGGAGTGCCGCACTACAGTGGCGATGGATGTAGCAAGGCCGATTCGAACGGCGGAGTGCCGCACTGCGGTGGCGATGGACGAAGCGAGGCCGATTGCAACGGCGGAGTGCCGCACTGCGGTGGCGATGGACGTAGGAAGGCCGATTCGAACGGCGGAGTGCCGCACTGCGGTGGCGATGAACGTAGGAAGGCCGATTCGAACGCCGGAATGCCGCACTGCGGTGGCGATGGACGCAGGAAGGCTGATTCGAACGGCGGAGTGCTGCACTGCGGTGGCGATGGACGTAGGAAGGCCGATTCGAACGGCGGAGTACCGTAG
- the LOC134220221 gene encoding transmembrane protein 14 homolog, with protein sequence MPVDIFGFAYAATVAAGGILGYVKAASVPSLAAGVTFGAILGYGAFLTSQEPPRPLLQLGTSLVLAGMMGARWSRSGKFMPPGIVCVLSCAMLARGLLLHNRYLPLIGKSD encoded by the exons atgCCGGTTGATATCTTCGGATTTGCATACGCAGCAACAGTGGCTGCCGGTGGCATTCTTGGCTATGTGAAAGCAG CTTCCGTCCCATCACTGGCCGCCGGTGTCACATTCGGTGCCATTCTGGGCTACGGAGCATTCCTGACGTCGCAAGAACCGCCACGTCCACTGCTGCAGCTCGGCACATCactggtgctggccgggatgaTGGGAGCCAGGTGGTCCCGGTCCGGCAAATTTATGCCGCCGGGTATCGTCTGTGTGCTATCTTGTGCCATGTTGGCTCGGGGTCTGCTTTTACATAATCGCTACCTTCCGTTGATCGGAAAGagcgattag